A portion of the Bradyrhizobium sp. 195 genome contains these proteins:
- the scpA gene encoding methylmalonyl-CoA mutase, giving the protein MSMSFPDEWKRIAEKELKGDPIALVRKVPEGIEVKPIYTASDLDGIEHLDTLPGMSPFVRGPKATMYTGRPWTIRQYAGFATAEASNAFYRSALSSGQKGLSVAFDLATHRGYDSDHPRVLGDVGKAGVAIDSVEDMKILFDGIPLGETSVSMTMNGAIIPILATFIVAGEEQGIPREALSGTVQNDILKEFMVRNTYIYPPEPSMRIVADIIAFTAQNMPRFNSISISGYHMQEAGATLVQELAFTLADGREYVRSALAKGLNIDDFAGRLSFFFAIGMNFFMEAAKLRAARLIWSRVMAEFNPKKQSSLVLRTHCQTSGVSLQEHDPYNNIVRTAYEALAAVLGGTQSLHTNSFDEAIALPTEFSARIARNTQLILQHETGVADVVDPLAGSYYVERLTDDLVKAAWQLMEEVEERGGMANAIATGWPKRLIEESATRKQAAIDRGDQVIVGVNRFRLEQEEPIDILEIDNSAVRASQIRRLTDIKRSRDSKSASSALARLTQVAQSGEGNLLEAAIEAARSRATVGEMSDAMRQAFGDHQAIPDVVSSVYGPAYGNDPEFTNLVSRLDEVSQAIGVRPKIMIAKLGQDGHDRGAKVIASAFGDMGFDVVAGPLFQTPAEAAAMAVQAKVHVLGLSSLAAGHRTLVPQVVRELKLAGAGGIIVVCGGVVPRQDYEELLRSGVAAVFGPGTNVLEAAMAVLDLIEGRRRNR; this is encoded by the coding sequence ATGTCGATGTCATTTCCAGATGAATGGAAGAGGATTGCCGAGAAGGAACTAAAAGGCGATCCCATCGCGCTCGTGCGGAAGGTTCCGGAGGGCATTGAAGTCAAGCCGATCTATACGGCGTCTGATTTAGATGGGATCGAGCATCTGGACACGTTACCTGGCATGTCGCCGTTCGTTCGTGGTCCTAAGGCGACGATGTATACTGGCAGACCGTGGACAATCCGCCAGTATGCGGGATTCGCGACTGCAGAGGCGTCAAACGCATTCTATCGTTCCGCCCTTTCCTCAGGACAGAAGGGCTTGTCGGTTGCATTCGATTTGGCGACCCACCGCGGCTATGATTCTGATCATCCTCGCGTCCTAGGTGATGTCGGGAAGGCGGGCGTTGCCATCGACTCAGTCGAAGACATGAAGATCCTCTTTGACGGCATTCCCCTCGGGGAAACGTCGGTGTCGATGACCATGAACGGAGCGATAATCCCCATTCTCGCAACCTTCATTGTCGCCGGTGAAGAGCAGGGAATTCCGCGCGAAGCTCTCTCGGGAACTGTCCAAAATGACATTCTGAAGGAGTTCATGGTCCGCAATACATACATTTATCCGCCGGAACCATCGATGCGCATTGTTGCTGACATTATAGCGTTCACCGCGCAGAACATGCCGCGCTTCAACTCCATCTCGATTTCAGGCTACCATATGCAAGAAGCGGGGGCGACGCTCGTCCAGGAGTTGGCCTTTACGCTCGCTGATGGACGTGAATACGTCCGGTCTGCTCTTGCCAAGGGCCTTAACATCGATGACTTCGCAGGGCGGCTTTCATTCTTCTTCGCTATCGGAATGAATTTCTTCATGGAAGCGGCGAAGTTGCGCGCTGCTCGACTTATCTGGTCGCGTGTTATGGCGGAATTCAACCCTAAAAAGCAGTCGTCCTTAGTGCTTCGTACGCACTGTCAGACGTCGGGAGTGTCGCTCCAGGAGCATGATCCGTATAACAATATCGTGCGGACCGCTTATGAGGCCTTAGCCGCCGTTCTGGGCGGCACGCAATCGCTGCACACAAATTCGTTCGACGAAGCCATCGCATTGCCCACTGAGTTTTCGGCTCGGATTGCCCGGAACACCCAGCTAATCCTTCAGCATGAGACCGGCGTCGCCGACGTCGTCGATCCCCTCGCGGGATCCTACTATGTCGAGCGCCTGACGGACGATCTCGTCAAGGCTGCCTGGCAACTCATGGAGGAGGTCGAAGAGCGGGGAGGGATGGCGAACGCGATCGCGACAGGGTGGCCTAAGCGATTGATCGAAGAATCGGCGACACGGAAACAGGCCGCGATCGATCGCGGCGATCAGGTCATCGTTGGAGTTAATCGGTTTCGGCTTGAACAAGAGGAGCCAATCGACATTCTGGAGATCGACAATTCGGCTGTGCGCGCCTCGCAAATTCGTCGCCTGACCGATATCAAACGGTCGAGAGATTCTAAGAGCGCCTCCAGTGCGTTGGCTCGACTGACCCAGGTCGCGCAGTCAGGTGAGGGAAATCTGCTGGAAGCCGCGATTGAGGCCGCTAGGTCTCGAGCAACCGTCGGCGAAATGTCTGACGCAATGCGGCAGGCTTTTGGAGATCACCAGGCGATACCCGATGTTGTTTCGAGTGTCTATGGCCCTGCTTATGGAAACGATCCCGAGTTCACCAATCTTGTCTCGCGGCTCGACGAAGTGTCACAAGCGATCGGCGTGAGGCCAAAGATTATGATCGCCAAGCTAGGACAAGATGGTCATGATCGAGGTGCGAAGGTTATTGCGTCGGCATTCGGCGATATGGGGTTCGATGTTGTTGCCGGTCCTTTGTTTCAGACGCCAGCCGAAGCTGCCGCGATGGCCGTTCAGGCAAAAGTACATGTTCTGGGGCTCTCGTCGCTCGCGGCCGGTCACAGGACGCTCGTTCCTCAGGTTGTCAGGGAGTTGAAGCTGGCTGGCGCTGGCGGCATCATTGTTGTTTGCGGGGGCGTCGTCCCACGGCAGGACTACGAGGAATTGCTTCGGAGCGGAGTGGCAGCCGTGTTTGGACCTGGTACCAACGTACTTGAGGCCGCTATGGCAGTTCTCGATCTTATCGAAGGACGGCGAAGAAATCGCTGA